The Dehalogenimonas lykanthroporepellens BL-DC-9 genome includes a window with the following:
- a CDS encoding hypothetical protein (KEGG: dev:DhcVS_301 hypothetical protein), which translates to MLNNVKIQIPNDRNGAPGLLSHAQPTAERAISPLTIWHTCTNINPMDNTHNYTCSPPPLPTESEEAFNEEPPRRGPGAPVGNRNACKKDFYTRHTATGRQPGMEEAFKVTGLEQEIALLRHKLQLMEINNPDDVMLFFKGVDILSNVMARSRHIPNSGRATLLDGLRELLQGITIPPAAVRQIMSHEVD; encoded by the coding sequence ATGCTAAACAATGTCAAAATTCAAATACCAAATGACCGAAACGGGGCGCCGGGATTGCTTTCCCATGCTCAGCCTACGGCTGAGCGTGCCATTTCCCCATTGACAATATGGCACACCTGTACTAATATCAATCCAATGGATAATACACACAACTATACCTGTTCACCCCCTCCTCTTCCGACCGAATCGGAGGAAGCCTTCAACGAAGAACCCCCGCGCCGCGGACCGGGGGCCCCTGTGGGCAACCGGAATGCCTGCAAGAAGGATTTTTACACCCGTCACACGGCTACCGGCCGGCAACCCGGCATGGAGGAGGCTTTCAAGGTTACCGGGCTGGAGCAGGAAATTGCCCTGCTGAGGCATAAGCTTCAATTGATGGAAATCAACAACCCGGATGACGTCATGCTTTTCTTCAAAGGCGTCGATATTCTTTCCAACGTCATGGCCCGTAGCCGTCATATTCCCAATAGCGGGAGAGCTACGCTTTTAGACGGTCTGCGTGAATTATTACAAGGGATAACAATACCGCCGGCGGCAGTTCGACAAATCATGTCACATGAGGTTGATTGA
- a CDS encoding plasmid pRiA4b ORF-3 family protein (PFAM: plasmid pRiA4b ORF-3 family protein~KEGG: bvi:Bcep1808_6200 plasmid pRiA4b ORF-3 family protein) — protein MFYEIRISLQHIDPPIWRTVLVPSRTSLHKFHKIIQRAMGWTNSHVYIYEVGRERYGEPNPEWGIDIDDSRKKTLAEVFTGGRKAFVYDYDMGDGWRHDIELVKAVECEPGAKPRVLDGARACPPEDSGGPPGYMNLLVTLSDPQSEDYRDMMDWLGGPFDPNAFDLQAADEAVRKVR, from the coding sequence ATGTTTTACGAAATCAGGATTTCCCTTCAGCATATTGACCCGCCTATCTGGCGGACAGTACTGGTGCCATCGCGCACCAGCCTCCACAAATTCCACAAAATCATTCAACGCGCCATGGGCTGGACCAATTCGCACGTATACATATACGAGGTCGGCCGGGAACGGTACGGGGAGCCGAATCCGGAATGGGGCATAGATATAGATGATTCCAGGAAAAAGACCCTGGCGGAGGTATTCACCGGCGGCAGAAAAGCCTTCGTTTATGACTATGACATGGGTGACGGCTGGCGACATGACATCGAGCTCGTCAAGGCCGTCGAATGCGAACCGGGCGCCAAACCGCGCGTGCTGGACGGCGCCCGCGCCTGCCCGCCGGAGGACAGCGGCGGGCCTCCCGGATACATGAATCTGCTGGTGACGTTATCCGACCCGCAGAGCGAAGATTACCGGGATATGATGGATTGGCTGGGCGGCCCGTTCGACCCGAATGCTTTCGACCTGCAGGCGGCTGATGAGGCGGTGCGCAAGGTAAGGTAG
- a CDS encoding Rieske (2Fe-2S) iron-sulfur domain protein (PFAM: Rieske [2Fe-2S] iron-sulphur domain~KEGG: deg:DehalGT_0325 Rieske (2Fe-2S) iron-sulphur domain protein), translated as MSFFKALLGICDTKPLADDAWRADKGNAVVNLKAATTLTEKGGAAYLKGRGLARPVLVIRGDDGQLYAYQDRCTHGGRKIDPLPGEGKLKCCSVNHSTFDYDGKPLSGPAKHNIERYDTEERDGELFIKITQEAK; from the coding sequence ATGAGCTTTTTCAAGGCACTTCTGGGCATCTGTGACACCAAACCGCTGGCCGATGACGCCTGGCGGGCGGACAAAGGCAACGCCGTGGTTAACCTGAAGGCCGCTACGACCCTGACCGAAAAGGGCGGTGCCGCCTATCTGAAAGGTCGGGGACTGGCCCGGCCGGTGCTGGTAATCAGGGGCGACGACGGGCAGTTGTACGCCTACCAGGACCGCTGTACCCACGGCGGCCGCAAGATAGACCCGCTACCGGGCGAAGGCAAGCTCAAGTGTTGCAGTGTCAACCACTCCACCTTCGATTATGACGGCAAGCCGCTGTCCGGCCCGGCCAAACACAACATCGAACGCTATGACACCGAAGAACGCGACGGCGAACTATTCATCAAAATCACACAGGAAGCTAAATAA
- a CDS encoding hypothetical protein (KEGG: dev:DhcVS_327 hypothetical protein), which yields MADRFTKQLEKALRGEGRPIGFGRYEAVDKRRLFIMAQAADNETGAALPGIDAVYVPGACACNGEKSGVLKGCNGPANEGCDFVVSDLDAAVDADPGDDTARLLTVSDDLTDAQLRALGGLEAAAVIATADLGETLSFRQLLSVQRLADFAGKPVILKLPRLYSRVELQALWHRGIAGVLVSADTVDTAELRKTVDALEPKKKGKDKTSALITQPAAATAPAEEEDDEPEIDEPEN from the coding sequence ATGGCCGACAGATTCACCAAACAACTGGAAAAAGCGCTACGCGGCGAAGGCCGGCCCATCGGCTTCGGCCGCTACGAAGCGGTTGACAAGCGCCGTCTGTTCATCATGGCCCAGGCCGCCGACAATGAAACCGGCGCCGCCCTGCCGGGTATTGACGCGGTATACGTGCCGGGGGCTTGCGCCTGCAACGGCGAAAAGAGCGGGGTACTGAAGGGCTGTAACGGCCCGGCAAACGAAGGCTGTGACTTTGTGGTGTCGGACCTGGACGCGGCGGTGGACGCCGACCCGGGTGATGATACCGCCCGTCTGCTGACGGTCAGCGACGACCTGACCGACGCCCAACTCCGCGCCCTGGGCGGGCTGGAAGCGGCGGCGGTTATCGCCACGGCCGACCTGGGCGAAACGCTGTCCTTCCGGCAACTGCTGTCCGTTCAGCGGCTGGCCGATTTCGCCGGCAAGCCGGTCATTCTGAAACTGCCGCGCCTGTATTCCAGGGTGGAACTCCAGGCGCTGTGGCACCGGGGCATCGCCGGGGTGCTGGTATCCGCCGACACGGTGGACACCGCCGAACTGCGTAAAACGGTGGACGCGCTGGAACCCAAAAAGAAGGGCAAGGACAAGACTTCGGCGCTCATTACTCAGCCTGCGGCGGCTACCGCGCCGGCCGAGGAAGAAGACGATGAGCCGGAGATAGATGAACCGGAAAACTAG
- a CDS encoding Uroporphyrin-III C/tetrapyrrole (Corrin/Porphyrin) methyltransferase (PFAM: Uroporphyrin-III C/tetrapyrrole (Corrin/Porphyrin) methyltransferase~KEGG: det:DET0386 tetrapyrrole methylase family protein), giving the protein MPTLFVVATPIGNLEDITFRAVRVLREVSLIAAEDTRRTRKLLSALEIHTPLTSYFEHNKLSKVDYIMERLETGDVALVSDAGTPGIADPGYELIATAVDRGVRVEVIPGPSSLVTALAASGLPAGEFRFSAFLPRRSAERKKAVAALAGETGALVFFEAPHRLKATLKTLAETLGDRRVAVCRELTKLHEEVFRGTLAEALEHFETPRGECVIVVEGARHQPAEPAEGIDIEARLKELKHRGVPAKEATARLSAESGVPRRELYRAWLKLK; this is encoded by the coding sequence ATGCCGACACTTTTCGTGGTGGCCACCCCCATCGGCAACCTGGAGGACATCACCTTCCGCGCCGTAAGGGTGCTCAGGGAAGTTTCTCTGATTGCCGCCGAGGACACCCGCCGCACCCGCAAACTGCTCTCTGCGCTGGAAATCCACACCCCGCTGACCAGCTACTTCGAGCATAACAAGCTGTCCAAGGTGGATTACATCATGGAGCGCCTGGAGACCGGCGATGTGGCGCTGGTGTCCGATGCCGGGACGCCGGGCATTGCCGACCCGGGCTACGAACTCATCGCCACCGCGGTGGACCGGGGCGTCCGGGTGGAGGTCATCCCCGGCCCTTCCAGCCTGGTGACGGCGCTGGCGGCCTCCGGATTGCCGGCGGGTGAGTTCCGCTTCAGCGCCTTTCTGCCACGGCGGTCAGCGGAGCGGAAAAAAGCGGTGGCGGCCCTGGCCGGGGAAACCGGGGCGCTGGTGTTCTTCGAGGCGCCGCACCGGCTGAAAGCGACCCTCAAGACACTGGCCGAAACGCTGGGCGACCGGCGTGTGGCCGTCTGCCGGGAGCTGACCAAACTGCACGAAGAGGTGTTCCGGGGAACGCTCGCCGAGGCGCTGGAGCACTTCGAGACGCCACGGGGAGAGTGCGTCATCGTCGTCGAAGGGGCGCGCCACCAGCCGGCGGAACCGGCCGAGGGCATCGACATCGAAGCCCGGCTGAAGGAACTCAAACATCGGGGCGTGCCGGCCAAAGAGGCGACGGCGCGGCTGTCGGCTGAAAGCGGCGTGCCGCGGCGGGAACTCTACCGGGCTTGGCTTAAACTCAAGTAA
- a CDS encoding conserved hypothetical protein (KEGG: dev:DhcVS_330 hypothetical protein), translating to MRRGCISLGNIKCNACGRDINYPERYLVVDEKDGQEVEKGDQVRYCVECALAKGYAHYYEDKGERTLTFMP from the coding sequence ATGCGACGTGGCTGTATTTCATTAGGCAATATCAAGTGTAACGCCTGCGGGCGCGATATTAATTATCCCGAACGCTACCTGGTGGTCGACGAAAAAGACGGCCAGGAAGTGGAGAAGGGCGACCAGGTGCGCTACTGTGTGGAATGCGCCCTGGCCAAGGGCTATGCCCACTATTACGAAGACAAGGGCGAGCGCACGCTGACCTTCATGCCGTAA
- a CDS encoding methionyl-tRNA synthetase (KEGG: deb:DehaBAV1_0368 methionyl-tRNA synthetase~TIGRFAM: methionyl-tRNA synthetase~PFAM: tRNA synthetase class I (M)) — MTERIYIGAAWPYANNRLHLGHVAGAYLPADIFARYHRTRGSEVLMVTGSDRHGTPVTIRAEAEGKSPAEVADYYHAKFVENWSALGITFDLYTHTGTDNHREVVQDIFLKLLEKDHLYKETVSQPYCASCRRFLPDRYVEGTCPACGADGARGDQCDACGKPMNPSDLINIRCKLCGASPEFRETEHFFLRLSAFEKPLLDWIETQADHWRPSVRRFTYQYLKDGLRDRAITRDITWGIPVPLDGYDDKRIYVWFEAVIGYLSASKEWAQRSGNPEAWRKFWQEDCKTYYFIGKDNIPFHTIIWPAILMGYGGLNLPYDVPANEFLTVEAQKLSKSRNIAIWLEDFLSRYQADALRYVLSVNMPDTSDTDFSWREFVRRNNDELVATWGNLVNRVLSMIQKHFAGRVPEPGELDERSNAVIARAEATLNTMDEMLHACRFREAIKTAMALAAEANRYLDEKSPWKTVKTDKAAAAQALYTALTVISGLRTAFYPFLPFSSEKLHGFLGYEGTVEADGWSLRRPEPGAGLNPPEALFIKLDEAVVEEETARLGLTA; from the coding sequence ATGACTGAACGCATATATATCGGGGCGGCCTGGCCCTACGCCAACAACCGCCTGCACTTGGGACATGTCGCCGGGGCCTATCTGCCGGCGGACATCTTCGCCCGCTATCACCGCACCCGCGGCAGTGAGGTGCTGATGGTCACCGGTTCCGACCGTCACGGCACGCCGGTCACTATCCGCGCCGAGGCGGAGGGCAAGTCCCCGGCGGAAGTGGCCGATTATTATCACGCCAAGTTCGTTGAGAACTGGTCAGCGCTGGGTATTACCTTCGACCTGTACACCCATACCGGCACCGACAATCACCGCGAGGTGGTGCAGGACATCTTCCTGAAACTGCTGGAGAAGGATCACCTGTACAAGGAAACCGTATCCCAGCCCTACTGCGCCAGTTGCCGGCGCTTCCTGCCCGACCGCTACGTGGAAGGCACCTGTCCGGCCTGCGGCGCTGATGGCGCCCGCGGCGACCAGTGCGACGCCTGCGGCAAGCCGATGAACCCGTCCGACCTCATAAACATCCGCTGTAAGCTGTGCGGCGCTTCGCCGGAGTTCCGGGAAACGGAACACTTCTTCCTGCGGCTGTCGGCTTTCGAAAAGCCCCTGCTGGACTGGATAGAGACCCAGGCCGACCACTGGCGACCCAGCGTGCGGCGCTTCACCTATCAGTACCTCAAGGACGGCCTGCGCGACCGCGCCATCACCCGGGACATCACCTGGGGCATACCGGTGCCGCTGGACGGCTATGACGACAAGCGCATCTATGTGTGGTTCGAGGCGGTCATCGGCTACCTGTCGGCCAGCAAGGAATGGGCCCAGCGGAGCGGCAACCCGGAAGCCTGGCGCAAATTCTGGCAGGAAGATTGCAAAACCTATTATTTCATCGGCAAGGATAACATCCCCTTCCACACCATCATCTGGCCGGCCATCCTGATGGGCTACGGCGGGCTGAACCTGCCCTACGACGTGCCGGCCAACGAGTTCCTGACGGTGGAAGCTCAGAAGCTGTCCAAGTCCCGCAATATCGCCATCTGGCTGGAGGACTTTCTGTCCCGCTACCAGGCGGACGCGTTGCGTTATGTGCTGTCGGTCAACATGCCCGACACGTCGGACACCGATTTCTCCTGGCGGGAGTTCGTCCGCCGCAACAACGACGAACTGGTGGCCACCTGGGGCAACCTGGTCAACCGGGTGCTGTCCATGATTCAGAAGCACTTTGCCGGGCGGGTGCCGGAACCGGGTGAGCTGGATGAGCGCAGTAACGCCGTCATCGCCCGCGCCGAAGCCACGCTCAACACCATGGACGAGATGCTCCATGCCTGTCGCTTCCGGGAAGCCATCAAGACGGCCATGGCGCTGGCCGCCGAGGCCAACCGCTACCTGGACGAGAAGTCACCCTGGAAGACGGTCAAGACCGACAAGGCGGCGGCGGCTCAAGCGCTCTATACCGCCCTGACCGTCATTTCCGGCCTGCGCACCGCCTTCTATCCCTTCCTGCCGTTCTCCTCGGAGAAACTGCACGGCTTCCTGGGGTACGAAGGCACCGTGGAGGCCGACGGCTGGAGCCTGCGCCGACCGGAACCGGGGGCGGGCCTCAACCCGCCGGAGGCGCTCTTCATCAAGCTGGATGAAGCGGTGGTAGAAGAAGAAACCGCCAGGCTGGGACTGACCGCCTGA
- a CDS encoding Polyprenyl synthetase (PFAM: Polyprenyl synthetase~KEGG: det:DET0389 heptaprenyl diphosphate synthase component II), giving the protein MTDLKSIYTPVSADLATVEAEFTGLADQWREEFPELHDMLRHILTGGKVLRPALTFLAGRCIDESTDRILNMATANELLHISTLVHDDAIDHAATRRGHQTVNNVWGLEKAILLGDFLFARAGEYAAATDNLRTVKMFSNTLQTIAVGELRQAKDVFSPAQSREGYFKRIAGKTASLLKMSTESGAVLGSGTEEQIQALADFGWNLGMAFQIVDDILDFTGTEAELGKPVGSDLRQGTITLPALLLMERHPDDNPVADFLADRDREGAVARVIQAVMDEGLFEESYAFATEYSDRALERLAVLPETACREALRELTGFLIGRRV; this is encoded by the coding sequence ATGACTGATTTGAAAAGCATTTACACGCCGGTAAGCGCCGATCTGGCGACGGTAGAAGCCGAGTTCACCGGGCTGGCCGACCAGTGGCGCGAAGAGTTCCCGGAACTCCACGACATGCTCCGGCACATCCTGACCGGCGGCAAGGTGCTAAGGCCGGCGCTGACCTTCCTGGCGGGGCGGTGTATCGATGAGAGCACCGACCGCATCCTGAACATGGCCACCGCCAACGAACTTCTGCATATCTCCACACTGGTTCACGACGACGCCATCGACCATGCCGCCACCCGGCGGGGACACCAGACGGTCAACAACGTCTGGGGGCTGGAAAAGGCCATTCTTTTAGGCGACTTTCTCTTTGCCCGCGCCGGTGAGTACGCCGCGGCCACCGACAACCTGCGCACCGTCAAGATGTTCTCCAACACGCTTCAGACCATCGCCGTGGGAGAACTGCGCCAGGCCAAAGACGTCTTCTCCCCGGCGCAAAGCCGGGAGGGTTATTTCAAACGCATCGCCGGCAAGACGGCGTCACTGCTTAAAATGTCCACCGAGTCCGGCGCCGTGCTGGGTAGCGGCACCGAGGAACAGATTCAGGCGCTGGCCGACTTCGGCTGGAACCTGGGCATGGCCTTTCAGATTGTCGATGACATCCTGGATTTCACCGGGACGGAGGCGGAACTGGGCAAACCGGTCGGCTCCGACCTGCGGCAGGGCACCATCACCCTGCCGGCCCTGCTCCTGATGGAGCGACACCCTGACGACAACCCGGTAGCCGATTTCCTGGCCGACCGGGACCGGGAAGGCGCGGTGGCGCGGGTCATTCAGGCGGTCATGGACGAGGGGCTGTTCGAGGAGAGTTACGCCTTCGCCACCGAATATTCCGACCGGGCGCTGGAGCGGCTGGCGGTACTGCCGGAGACAGCCTGCCGGGAAGCGCTCCGGGAACTGACCGGGTTTTTGATCGGCAGAAGGGTTTAA
- a CDS encoding conserved hypothetical protein (KEGG: deb:DehaBAV1_0330 hypothetical protein) has translation MFKSKIKALSRALPVLLLATLAFTATVMPVSAAAEMQLFPPSGPAGTPIQVGVTNLTPESTYTLTFSGGSINQSTNGTVPSNGNVGVVINVPTTATPGIYTVSIFTSASDFALATFQVVPSIDINLSPTTGNVGDVVTVTGSGFTPGDQVRLYYNSVDDDNLIKTVTANLSSSSTPGNISTTVTIPPSARGALNIIARDVSASANTQPKAFAVTPKITVNPDSGAVGSSVTVTGSGFSANTSVSFEWDGSAISGVTAVTTNATGSFTKTFNIPAATSGEHTITARDATGPAEAVYTVAAKITLNPTSGTAGSTVSVQGNGFQTTGSVSITYDNVVMTTATLTNGTFTATFTVPGGVAGAHTVRATDGLSNTAVATFTSTLSATLSPITSTAAPGHVGQDLTLTGTGFLPTSAITASFGTDSIGSATSDATGAFTITFKAPAVNAGSHTVTVTDGTNSRTFTFVMEGNAPAAPELVTPDGVNKPKQPIIYEWSDVEDPSGVTYTLEVFTTPELNVLILKKEGLTTSSYTATEEEKLPSVSKDAPYYWRVTATDGAGNVGTPAEPISFTVGFSWDDIFPDDVPTWAWITIGVLVVLIIGGLIYYFWRRSYSY, from the coding sequence TTGTTCAAATCTAAAATTAAAGCGCTGTCGCGTGCCCTGCCGGTGCTGTTGCTGGCGACACTGGCCTTCACCGCGACGGTAATGCCGGTAAGCGCGGCGGCAGAAATGCAATTATTCCCCCCGTCGGGTCCAGCCGGTACACCAATTCAAGTAGGTGTTACGAATTTAACCCCCGAATCGACTTATACCCTCACTTTTTCAGGTGGATCGATCAACCAATCCACCAACGGAACGGTCCCTTCAAATGGCAACGTAGGAGTCGTGATAAACGTTCCGACTACCGCTACCCCTGGAATATATACTGTTTCCATCTTCACTAGTGCTTCCGATTTTGCTTTGGCTACCTTCCAGGTAGTTCCGTCAATAGATATCAACCTTTCGCCTACAACCGGTAACGTCGGGGACGTGGTCACGGTTACCGGGTCGGGTTTCACCCCCGGCGACCAGGTTCGCCTGTATTACAATTCGGTCGATGACGATAACCTGATCAAGACAGTAACCGCAAATTTATCCAGCAGTAGCACACCTGGCAATATCTCCACAACGGTCACCATTCCGCCCAGCGCCCGGGGCGCTTTGAACATTATAGCCAGAGACGTCAGCGCTTCCGCGAATACCCAACCCAAGGCTTTCGCTGTCACGCCTAAAATTACTGTCAATCCCGATTCCGGCGCTGTCGGCTCATCGGTGACCGTAACCGGCTCCGGCTTCAGCGCTAATACCTCCGTCAGCTTCGAGTGGGACGGAAGCGCCATCTCCGGCGTGACTGCGGTTACCACCAATGCTACCGGCAGCTTCACGAAGACTTTCAACATTCCGGCGGCTACCTCCGGCGAGCACACCATTACCGCCCGCGACGCCACGGGTCCGGCCGAGGCGGTCTATACCGTAGCCGCCAAGATTACTCTGAACCCGACTTCCGGCACCGCCGGCAGTACGGTTTCAGTCCAGGGTAACGGTTTCCAGACCACCGGCTCCGTCAGCATCACCTACGACAACGTGGTCATGACCACCGCCACCCTGACCAACGGCACCTTCACCGCCACCTTTACCGTTCCCGGCGGCGTGGCCGGCGCTCATACCGTCCGGGCAACCGACGGCCTGAGCAATACCGCGGTAGCCACTTTCACCAGCACGCTGTCAGCCACACTCAGCCCGATAACTTCCACAGCCGCCCCCGGCCATGTCGGGCAGGACCTGACACTGACCGGCACCGGCTTCCTGCCGACATCGGCCATCACCGCCAGCTTCGGTACCGACTCCATAGGTTCGGCAACGTCCGACGCCACGGGCGCTTTTACCATTACCTTCAAAGCCCCGGCAGTGAACGCCGGTAGTCATACCGTGACCGTCACCGACGGCACCAACAGCCGTACCTTTACCTTCGTCATGGAAGGCAATGCCCCGGCGGCGCCGGAACTGGTGACTCCTGACGGGGTGAATAAGCCCAAACAGCCCATCATCTATGAATGGAGCGATGTGGAAGATCCTTCCGGCGTGACCTACACCCTGGAAGTGTTCACCACCCCCGAACTGAACGTCCTCATCCTCAAGAAGGAAGGGCTGACCACTTCCAGCTACACCGCCACTGAAGAAGAAAAACTGCCCTCGGTGTCCAAGGACGCGCCCTACTATTGGCGCGTGACCGCCACCGACGGCGCGGGCAATGTCGGGACACCGGCTGAACCTATCAGCTTCACCGTCGGCTTCTCCTGGGATGACATCTTCCCCGATGATGTGCCCACCTGGGCGTGGATTACCATCGGCGTGCTCGTGGTTCTCATCATCGGCGGCCTCATCTACTACTTCTGGCGCAGAAGTTACTCCTACTAG
- a CDS encoding conserved hypothetical protein (KEGG: dev:DhcVS_300 hypothetical protein), with the protein MTAFTPFPYQTEIYEAVIDSIFKNRGLTFSVEIARQGGKNELSALLEASLLFYYQQKSYNIIKCAPTFNPQALISLRRLCGRLSNWTLNDVSSVERGYVVRLGEARAFFLSAAPRSNVVGNTAHLLLEVDEAQDVTVEKFDRDFRPMAAVANATTVLYGTPWRQGSLLDEVKSANLRLEADDGLRRHFRYDWRVVAGYRPLYRKFVEGEMARLGENHPTFRTQYALLPLEAGDGLFTDTHLMAMSGEYPRLRLPRPGDNYVGGLDLGGDAGAGADSSVLTVAAVTPEPGGEPRLRVVNHFAWTGLPGGALIPRVLEVVRAWKLRRLAVDATGLGQPLAGMLRRSLGSRIVSFVFTRKTKSELGYQLLASVGTGRLELYARDSSPESVECWRQLETAEAEYRADRTMNFFVNPATGHDDYLISLALVLKAAECYRPRTASGVR; encoded by the coding sequence TTGACCGCCTTCACTCCTTTTCCTTACCAGACCGAGATTTACGAAGCCGTTATAGACAGCATTTTTAAAAATCGAGGCCTGACTTTCTCGGTGGAAATAGCCCGGCAGGGCGGTAAGAATGAGCTTTCTGCCCTGCTGGAAGCATCCCTCCTTTTCTATTACCAACAAAAATCGTATAACATCATCAAATGCGCTCCCACCTTCAATCCCCAGGCGCTTATATCCCTGCGTCGCCTGTGCGGACGGCTTTCCAATTGGACACTGAATGACGTTAGCTCCGTTGAACGGGGTTACGTTGTCCGTTTGGGTGAAGCCCGGGCTTTCTTCCTTTCAGCGGCGCCTCGTTCCAACGTTGTCGGCAACACCGCCCATCTCCTCCTGGAGGTGGATGAGGCCCAGGATGTGACCGTGGAGAAGTTCGACCGGGATTTCCGGCCGATGGCCGCCGTGGCCAACGCCACCACCGTGCTGTACGGCACGCCCTGGCGGCAGGGCAGTCTCCTGGACGAGGTCAAAAGCGCCAACCTCCGGCTGGAAGCTGACGACGGCCTCCGCCGCCACTTCCGCTATGACTGGCGGGTGGTGGCCGGTTACCGGCCGCTCTACCGGAAGTTCGTCGAGGGTGAAATGGCGCGCCTGGGCGAGAACCATCCCACCTTCCGCACTCAGTACGCCCTCCTGCCGCTCGAGGCCGGTGACGGGCTTTTCACCGATACGCACCTGATGGCCATGTCCGGCGAATATCCCCGGCTCCGCCTGCCCCGTCCGGGCGACAACTATGTCGGTGGTCTGGACCTGGGCGGTGACGCCGGTGCTGGGGCCGATTCTTCGGTGCTGACCGTGGCCGCGGTCACCCCGGAACCCGGCGGTGAACCCCGGCTCCGGGTGGTCAACCATTTCGCCTGGACCGGCCTGCCCGGCGGGGCGCTTATCCCCCGGGTGCTGGAGGTGGTTCGTGCCTGGAAACTGCGTCGGCTGGCGGTGGACGCCACCGGCCTGGGTCAGCCGCTGGCCGGCATGCTCAGGCGTTCGCTGGGCAGTCGAATCGTTTCCTTCGTTTTTACCCGCAAGACCAAAAGCGAACTGGGCTACCAACTGCTGGCCTCGGTCGGCACCGGCCGGCTGGAGTTGTATGCCCGTGATTCATCTCCGGAAAGTGTCGAATGCTGGCGGCAACTGGAAACCGCCGAAGCTGAATACCGGGCCGACCGTACCATGAATTTCTTCGTCAATCCGGCTACCGGTCACGATGACTACCTCATCAGCCTGGCGCTTGTGCTCAAAGCCGCCGAATGTTACCGGCCGCGGACCGCTTCCGGCGTTCGGTGA
- a CDS encoding hypothetical protein (KEGG: deg:DehalGT_0303 hypothetical protein) has translation MNNINDCTPANPEPAPEAATETPEKPEKPRRRGAQPGNRNAVTHGFYARALPAEHMEALSKAEEIEGLDEEITLLRYGIRRLLERDPDNIKLIFQIVNTLSNVIARRRYAVIKKDRHTLIENLKELLASVAVPAAAVKDMLER, from the coding sequence ATGAATAATATAAACGATTGTACCCCTGCCAACCCCGAACCCGCCCCGGAAGCCGCCACCGAAACCCCTGAAAAACCGGAAAAACCCCGCCGTCGTGGCGCTCAGCCCGGTAACCGCAACGCCGTCACCCACGGCTTCTACGCCCGCGCCCTTCCGGCCGAACACATGGAAGCCTTGTCTAAGGCCGAAGAAATCGAAGGCCTGGATGAGGAAATAACTCTTCTGCGCTACGGAATCCGCCGCTTGTTGGAGCGGGATCCGGATAACATTAAACTGATCTTCCAGATTGTCAACACCCTCTCCAACGTCATCGCACGCCGTCGTTACGCCGTTATTAAAAAGGACAGGCACACCCTTATTGAGAACCTCAAGGAACTGCTGGCCAGTGTCGCCGTGCCGGCGGCCGCCGTCAAGGATATGCTGGAGCGCTGA
- a CDS encoding Protein of unknown function DUF2078, membrane (PFAM: Protein of unknown function DUF2078, membrane~KEGG: deg:DehalGT_0797 protein of unknown function DUF2078, membrane), giving the protein MWYWHDHMTDWAFGGGWFMFLFGIIIIGLIVWGFYTLNKNGSVSVGTPARRDPLDIARERYARGEITAEEFENIRKNLH; this is encoded by the coding sequence ATGTGGTACTGGCATGATCACATGACCGACTGGGCCTTCGGAGGAGGCTGGTTTATGTTTCTGTTCGGGATAATCATCATCGGACTCATCGTCTGGGGTTTCTACACCCTCAACAAGAACGGCTCGGTGAGCGTCGGTACTCCGGCCAGGCGTGACCCGCTCGATATCGCCAGGGAGCGCTATGCCCGGGGCGAAATCACCGCCGAAGAGTTCGAAAACATCCGAAAAAACCTGCACTGA